CGACACCTCAGTGCTGTGTGAGGGGagcacccagcccaccccaggcCCCTCACTCACCGGGTGTGGTAGAGGTTGAAGACGAAGTCAGGCCCTGGGGGGGTAGGAAGGAGCAGTGTCAGAGCCACACAGTGCCACGGACTCACCTTTGCTTTGCTACAGTGACGTGGCAATGAGCAGGACAGCCAGCGGGACAGCCAGCCGCACCAGGGCATCACTGTGCATCCCCCTCCTCGGCCTCCGCATGCCCCCAGCTTGCCCCGAAGCCACTGTGCACGCAGGtttccccagcccaggggaACCAGCAAGTGGCAGGCGTGCTTCCCACATCCTGAGCACTGCAGCCCTTTTCTTCTgagccctccctgctgctgcctgtccccagctctgcccctaCTCACGGTGCCAGCACTGGCTCCTCTTGTACCACCGGACCAAGGTGTAGCCAAAAAGCACCAGGATCAGCAAGGCCAGCCCGACACCCAAGACAATCCCGAGCACGTTGATGGGCTCTTGCTCTgtaaagcagagggagaaggggctCTACCAACACACACCGCCCGGAGACTGGGGTTCGGATCAGCTCCTGGGAGGGACAGGACAGCTGTGGGGGTGGGATACGACCCTCTAGCCTGTGCTGTCCCTATGGCATGGAGGGACTGCGCTCCATGATGCTGTTGAGCACTGTGGCATGGAGATTTTTGCTAACCCCAAAGCCCCACGCTGGAGACTGATCTTGGTCACGCAGCCACCACCTCTGCTGTCCCCAGGTGAGCTGGCAGGCAGGATGGTGGCCTGGGAAAGGAACCCAGAAGGGAGtgtgggcaacttgctgccccTCAGCCTAAACACTAGGGGAATGGGTGTAAACAGGAGCCCCCATTCCCTGTAAACAGGATCCCCCGCTATTCCCACTCCTGGCCTTGCTGGGAGCTCTCCCAGACCCCAGGCAGCTTTTGGCCATGCCCAGGGCCCATCACATTGTGCTGGGGTTGGGCAACTGCCCACCCTGATGATGCCTGTATCCCCACTCCTGGTCCCATGCACACTCTTCTGGGCTGAATCACCTTTCCTCAGctgcacagggagctgctggccaccagcaggGTTTAACCATGCAATTTGGCTATAATTTTGGCAGCAAAAgcgcaggcagagcagggaggtaGCAGAACAGTGCTGGGACTGAGGAGACACTTGCTGTTCCCTCCCACAGCTGGGGTGTCCTGCAGCTCTGATGCACCTTGCCCTGGCAGCACTGAGCAAAGAGCCAGAAGAGCAGCAAGGTGCCACAGCTCTGTGACAGTGGCCATACCCTGGTTTGTCCCACAGCCATCCCTGCGCAGCCGTgcagacccatttctggacaGGCAGTTCCCTCTAGAGGATGCATTTGTCAGGGCGAGCAAACTCCTGCTGCCAGcgcagggatgggatgggatgatGATGGGGCCATGCAGGACCCCTGTGGGAGCTCTGcaccccctccatccctcccacccccaccgcAGGACCTGGCAAAGCCCAGCACCAGCGAACGTTCCTGGCATTGCCAAGGGAACACCAAGGTGCCCAGACATAGCACAGCCAGTTCCTCTGCTGACAACAGGTTGCATGCTGCACAGAGAAAGCACCAGGCTGCTGTCACACCTCTCTCCAGCTGCGaccagctcctgctctcccaAGCCCCTGCACAAACGCCATCCTGGACCCTTCTCTTCTGTCACAGCAGGCTCCAGCATGAGCCTGTCTCACTGGCAGCACAGACTCTCACACATCCACACTG
The genomic region above belongs to Falco naumanni isolate bFalNau1 chromosome 16, bFalNau1.pat, whole genome shotgun sequence and contains:
- the SMIM35 gene encoding small integral membrane protein 35 — protein: MAVGQTRSPFSLCFTEQEPINVLGIVLGVGLALLILVLFGYTLVRWYKRSQCWHRPDFVFNLYHTRGLGSVELVPPFSISGSLSGAGSSYVPFRNRGP